The following are encoded together in the Candidatus Methylomirabilis oxygeniifera genome:
- the Sbm gene encoding Methylmalonyl-CoA mutase, N-terminal domain/subunit: MTMNHERELPDAGTMDDEERMTKLQREFDDWRTSVLEPALTRTPERRQEWRTSSGIDANRLYTPLDLAEHDYLERLGFPGSYPYTRGVRPTMHRSRLWTMRQYAGYGTAEETNRRFHFLLEQGQTGLSVAFDLPTQLGYDADDPMVVGEVGRVGVAIDSLADMETLLRSIPLDRVSVSMTINATAAILLAMYVAVAKRQSVAPNQLSGTIQNDILKEYVARGTYIFPPGPSMRLVTDTIAYCAVQLPRWNAISVSGYHIREAGSTAVQEVAFTLADGIAYMEAAMAAGLDVDRIGSQISFFFNAHDDLMEEVAKFRAARRLWATIMRQRFQARDSRSWMLRFHAQTSGVSLTAQQAENNLVRVALQALAAVLGGVQSLHTNSRDEALGLPTEDAVRLALRTQQIIAYESGVANTVDPLGGSYYLEALTDRIEREASTYIDKIDAMGGMLRAIELGFIQREIQEAAYREQQATEERQRIVVGVNECSAGESAHIPVFAVDPRLELEQKTKLASLRRDRDNGSVERILHMLDEAARESQNLLPLFIEAVEAYATLGEICAVLRRVFGEHRESVAI, encoded by the coding sequence ATGACGATGAACCATGAACGTGAACTTCCTGATGCAGGGACGATGGATGACGAAGAACGGATGACAAAGCTTCAGCGTGAGTTCGATGACTGGCGGACGAGCGTGCTTGAGCCTGCCCTGACGCGCACCCCGGAGCGACGGCAAGAATGGCGGACAAGTTCCGGCATTGACGCTAATCGCCTCTACACCCCCCTGGATCTCGCCGAACATGACTATCTGGAGCGACTGGGATTTCCCGGTAGCTATCCGTATACCCGTGGGGTGCGGCCAACAATGCATCGAAGCCGCCTCTGGACCATGCGGCAGTATGCGGGCTACGGAACAGCGGAGGAGACTAACCGGCGGTTTCATTTTCTACTTGAGCAGGGCCAGACGGGGCTGTCGGTCGCCTTTGACCTTCCTACTCAGTTGGGGTATGATGCCGATGATCCGATGGTTGTCGGCGAGGTGGGGAGGGTGGGTGTCGCCATCGACTCTCTGGCGGATATGGAGACGCTGCTGCGAAGCATTCCGCTCGATCGGGTGAGCGTCTCCATGACCATCAATGCGACCGCAGCGATCCTGCTGGCGATGTATGTGGCCGTGGCTAAGCGACAGAGCGTCGCGCCGAATCAGCTTTCGGGGACCATTCAGAACGATATCCTCAAGGAATATGTTGCCAGGGGAACCTATATCTTCCCGCCCGGACCGTCCATGCGCCTGGTGACCGACACGATCGCCTATTGCGCCGTGCAACTTCCGCGCTGGAATGCCATCAGTGTCAGTGGCTACCATATTCGGGAGGCAGGCTCGACGGCAGTCCAGGAGGTAGCGTTCACGTTGGCCGACGGCATCGCCTATATGGAGGCGGCGATGGCCGCGGGGCTGGACGTGGATCGCATCGGTTCCCAGATCTCCTTCTTCTTCAACGCCCACGACGATCTCATGGAAGAGGTCGCCAAGTTCCGAGCGGCACGTCGACTCTGGGCAACGATCATGCGGCAGCGTTTTCAGGCGCGCGACTCGCGATCGTGGATGTTGCGCTTTCACGCACAGACCTCCGGTGTGAGCCTCACCGCGCAACAGGCCGAGAACAATCTGGTTCGCGTGGCGCTGCAGGCACTCGCGGCGGTTCTTGGTGGGGTCCAGTCGTTGCATACCAACTCGCGGGATGAGGCGCTGGGACTTCCTACCGAGGATGCGGTCCGGCTCGCGCTCAGGACTCAGCAGATCATTGCCTATGAGAGTGGGGTGGCGAATACCGTCGACCCGCTCGGCGGCTCGTACTATCTGGAGGCCCTGACTGATCGGATCGAGCGAGAAGCGTCAACCTATATCGACAAGATTGATGCAATGGGGGGGATGCTTCGCGCCATCGAGCTCGGATTTATCCAACGGGAGATCCAGGAAGCAGCGTACCGGGAGCAACAGGCCACAGAGGAGCGGCAGCGCATCGTCGTGGGGGTCAACGAGTGTAGCGCCGGTGAGTCGGCCCACATTCCCGTATTTGCTGTCGATCCCAGGCTTGAACTGGAACAGAAGACAAAGCTGGCCAGTCTCCGTCGCGATCGGGATAATGGCAGTGTGGAACGAATCCTTCACATGTTGGATGAGGCGGCAAGGGAGAGCCAGAACCTGCTGCCGCTCTTCATTGAAGCGGTCGAGGCCTACGCCACGCTGGGAGAAATCTGTGCTGTGTTGCGACGCGTCTTTGGTGAGCATCGCGAATCAGTGGCAATCTGA
- a CDS encoding Methylmalonyl-CoA epimerase — MVRRIEHIAIAVKDAEASARLFETLLGVGRGQMETLPGERVKVAFFDLGESRLELVQGIGDDNPMGKFIEKRGEGLHHICLEVEDLPETLRLLDAAGFPLIDSVPKPGSSGTRVAFLHPKGCNGVLIELVEQPNRA; from the coding sequence ATGGTGCGTCGGATCGAACACATTGCGATTGCCGTGAAAGACGCCGAAGCCTCGGCGAGGCTATTTGAGACGCTTTTGGGGGTCGGTCGTGGTCAAATGGAGACCCTTCCAGGCGAGCGCGTCAAGGTGGCATTCTTCGATCTCGGGGAGAGTCGCCTCGAACTGGTACAGGGGATCGGCGACGACAATCCGATGGGTAAATTTATCGAGAAACGAGGCGAAGGCCTGCACCATATCTGCCTTGAGGTCGAGGATCTTCCTGAGACACTGAGGCTGCTTGATGCGGCCGGGTTTCCCCTCATCGACAGCGTTCCCAAACCTGGGTCCAGTGGTACCAGAGTCGCCTTCTTACACCCGAAGGGATGCAACGGTGTGCTCATAGAGCTGGTTGAGCAACCCAATAGAGCATAG
- a CDS encoding protein of unknown function (Evidence 5 : No homology to any previously reported sequences), whose protein sequence is MAAADERTPVRGKGSPSARDQQGGFAEAAKIVAERLAASFPRVEGLIIGFEGDLVLIDRGTAAGVVQGMELDVFREGEEFKHPLTGEAMGRLDKDLGTVRVLYVHERYAETAVIKKTEKAGFRKGDRVRVSMARMIVAFPNIDVGGVGGVSMRAMTKDLAAALVRTGRFEPVEDRQLRSMLLTDREFMAGELTDPKALKQLADRGKIQVLLLSRLTPSADGISLDVQAYSTLTGNSIVLASALVQSGLVTHDKSSRGPQTAPTAPSTVITPAETGKSIVAASPRPGTLPVAPMPSDHVVLEPALDGSMTAMAMADLDGDGKRELLVAGVDRLLALRFDGSHLKSLAEYPLREKGSVVTLEALDVTGDGGAEIIMTLSHKGRIHALVVQWIESKLRAIWEVPDLIIRPLAPDGKTVRLFGQAMVPADRAAQPIHQYTWDGRNLQVGPALDVPSGLSLLEFTMADVNGDGAIRLLTFKGGTLEVGSQTGTLLSSYKASSGASVPKNGVDPRIVIDKEREGERLQVIVAREQEAEGRMQSWWSGKRTHSLTVLKWDGTQFHEVRQAPIADGVLTDYAVADLGEGLGRRLLALVVKRGRLGLSTRSEIQAFRY, encoded by the coding sequence ATGGCGGCGGCTGATGAGCGAACTCCTGTTCGAGGCAAAGGGAGCCCTTCAGCCAGGGATCAGCAGGGTGGATTTGCTGAAGCCGCCAAGATTGTAGCCGAACGACTCGCCGCCTCCTTTCCACGTGTCGAGGGTCTCATTATCGGTTTCGAGGGCGATCTGGTCCTGATTGATCGCGGGACGGCAGCCGGCGTCGTCCAGGGAATGGAGCTCGACGTCTTTCGTGAAGGGGAGGAGTTTAAACACCCACTCACGGGAGAGGCCATGGGAAGATTGGACAAGGATCTCGGTACGGTTCGCGTCCTTTACGTTCACGAGCGTTATGCCGAGACCGCCGTGATCAAAAAGACTGAGAAGGCCGGATTCCGTAAGGGTGATCGGGTGCGAGTCTCCATGGCGCGGATGATTGTGGCGTTTCCCAATATCGATGTTGGAGGGGTCGGCGGAGTCAGCATGCGAGCGATGACGAAGGACCTGGCTGCTGCCCTGGTTCGGACAGGGCGCTTCGAGCCGGTTGAGGATCGACAGTTACGTTCCATGCTGTTGACTGACCGGGAGTTCATGGCAGGGGAGTTGACGGATCCGAAGGCTCTCAAGCAACTCGCTGACAGGGGAAAGATTCAGGTCCTTCTGCTGAGCCGCCTGACGCCCTCAGCGGACGGGATATCGCTGGATGTACAGGCCTATTCAACATTGACCGGCAACTCGATTGTTCTTGCCAGTGCGTTGGTGCAGTCGGGTCTCGTGACTCACGACAAGTCGTCGCGTGGACCACAGACGGCGCCGACTGCGCCATCAACCGTCATCACGCCTGCGGAGACCGGGAAGTCGATAGTCGCCGCCTCTCCACGACCCGGCACGCTCCCGGTTGCTCCTATGCCGTCGGATCATGTTGTGCTCGAACCGGCGCTTGACGGTTCCATGACGGCGATGGCTATGGCGGATCTGGATGGTGACGGGAAGCGCGAACTTCTCGTGGCGGGGGTCGATCGGCTGCTTGCCCTTCGATTCGACGGCTCCCATCTCAAATCTCTTGCGGAATACCCATTACGCGAAAAAGGCAGCGTAGTGACGCTGGAGGCTCTGGATGTTACTGGTGATGGAGGGGCCGAGATCATCATGACCCTGTCGCACAAGGGCCGTATTCACGCCCTGGTTGTTCAGTGGATAGAGAGCAAGCTCAGGGCGATCTGGGAAGTACCCGACCTTATCATCCGGCCGCTGGCGCCGGACGGGAAAACAGTTCGGCTCTTTGGTCAGGCGATGGTACCGGCTGATCGGGCCGCACAACCGATCCATCAGTATACGTGGGACGGACGAAACCTCCAAGTTGGACCCGCCCTCGATGTTCCATCCGGTCTCTCGCTGCTGGAATTCACGATGGCCGATGTGAACGGAGATGGAGCAATACGGCTGCTGACTTTTAAAGGGGGCACGCTCGAAGTCGGATCACAAACCGGCACTCTTCTCAGCAGCTACAAAGCGAGTAGTGGGGCGAGCGTCCCAAAGAACGGAGTTGATCCTCGGATTGTGATTGATAAGGAGCGAGAAGGAGAGAGGCTTCAGGTCATCGTGGCGCGAGAGCAGGAGGCCGAAGGCCGGATGCAAAGTTGGTGGAGCGGAAAGAGGACGCACAGCTTAACGGTCCTGAAATGGGATGGGACTCAATTTCATGAGGTACGACAGGCGCCTATTGCTGACGGCGTGCTCACCGATTACGCTGTTGCGGATCTCGGAGAAGGACTCGGCCGTCGTCTCCTCGCGCTTGTTGTGAAGCGCGGAAGATTGGGATTGAGTACGAGAAGCGAGATTCAAGCCTTCCGGTATTAA
- a CDS encoding Membrane protein involved in aromatic hydrocarbon degradation, whose translation MAVAMFGLTQALATGTAVAGGFSLSVESGAAAVGNAQAGSAALGEDASTVFFNPAGLTRLKGSQLSMVASAVGPSAHFSNSRSHPSTSAISSIPLTGGDGGDAGSWAMVPAGYYATDVTSRLKFGVGFNAPFGLKTEYNDDWVGRYHAIKSELMTIRMTPALALKVDDRLSLGVGFIAEWARAELTKAIDFGAACFGSAFGPAACTAAGISPQTKDGRAKLEGEDWGFGYSLGVLYQVMPSTRLGLNYRSKITHVISGTATYYNKPDLPGPFAALTSTPATTNNAAKASVTLPETLSISSVTQISPKWSLLSDIMWTNWSRFDELRVRFSNGAPDSVTKENWRDTVRLALAANYQATDAWKLRVGWAYDPTPVKDKFRTPRIPDEDRVWLSFGTNVKISAAGSLDFAYAHLFVKDASIKDTVSGAGTLRGSYNNDVNVITAQLNYRF comes from the coding sequence ATGGCAGTTGCGATGTTCGGCCTGACTCAAGCACTGGCTACGGGTACCGCGGTCGCCGGCGGTTTTTCTCTGTCTGTAGAAAGCGGTGCGGCGGCGGTTGGTAACGCCCAGGCCGGAAGCGCGGCGCTCGGTGAGGACGCATCCACGGTCTTTTTCAATCCGGCCGGCCTCACCCGTCTCAAGGGCAGCCAGCTTTCAATGGTGGCGTCTGCCGTCGGACCATCGGCTCACTTTTCTAATTCGCGTTCTCATCCCTCCACGTCCGCCATTTCCTCTATTCCGCTGACAGGCGGCGACGGCGGCGACGCCGGAAGTTGGGCGATGGTGCCGGCCGGTTATTACGCGACGGATGTCACGTCGCGTCTCAAGTTCGGGGTTGGGTTCAACGCCCCGTTCGGCCTGAAAACCGAGTATAACGACGACTGGGTCGGGCGCTACCATGCGATCAAATCCGAGCTGATGACGATCCGAATGACGCCGGCGTTGGCGCTGAAGGTGGACGATCGGCTCTCGCTGGGCGTCGGGTTTATTGCCGAGTGGGCCAGGGCGGAGCTGACGAAGGCGATCGATTTCGGCGCAGCGTGCTTCGGCTCGGCATTCGGGCCAGCGGCCTGTACTGCAGCGGGGATCTCGCCTCAGACGAAAGACGGGAGGGCGAAACTCGAAGGCGAGGACTGGGGGTTCGGCTATAGCCTGGGTGTGCTGTATCAAGTGATGCCGTCGACGCGCCTGGGGCTGAACTATCGCTCTAAGATCACGCACGTCATCAGCGGTACCGCAACCTATTACAACAAACCGGATTTGCCGGGTCCGTTTGCCGCGCTGACCTCTACACCGGCGACGACCAACAACGCCGCCAAGGCGAGCGTGACGCTTCCGGAAACATTGTCGATCAGCTCGGTCACTCAGATCAGTCCGAAGTGGTCGCTGTTGAGCGATATTATGTGGACCAACTGGAGCCGCTTTGACGAGCTGCGGGTACGTTTCAGCAACGGTGCGCCGGACAGCGTCACGAAAGAGAATTGGCGGGACACCGTTCGGCTCGCATTGGCCGCCAATTATCAGGCGACCGATGCCTGGAAGCTGCGAGTCGGCTGGGCCTACGACCCAACCCCCGTGAAGGATAAGTTCCGCACCCCGCGCATTCCCGATGAGGATCGCGTGTGGCTCTCGTTTGGGACGAACGTGAAAATATCCGCAGCAGGCTCCCTGGACTTCGCCTACGCTCACTTGTTCGTGAAGGATGCGTCGATCAAAGACACAGTGAGCGGGGCGGGAACCTTGCGGGGCAGCTACAATAATGATGTCAACGTGATTACGGCTCAGTTGAACTACAGATTTTAA
- the bfr gene encoding bacterioferritin (iron storage homoprotein) (Evidence 2a : Function of homologous gene experimentally demonstrated in an other organism; PubMedId : 2661540, 9867433; Product type c : carrier), which produces MQGHQQIIELLNSVLRMELTGINQYFLHSKMCDGWGYQPLAKVLLEESIEEMKHADKIIERILFLGGRPNLSSYDRISIGSNVREQLENDLALEKAALQILNPGITLCSELQDTGSRELLARITVDEEHHAGWIETQLHKISELGYENYLAEQIH; this is translated from the coding sequence ATGCAGGGACACCAGCAGATCATCGAGCTGTTGAATAGCGTGCTCCGAATGGAACTGACAGGGATCAATCAGTATTTTCTGCACTCCAAAATGTGTGACGGTTGGGGTTATCAACCCTTGGCCAAGGTACTCCTCGAAGAGTCGATCGAAGAGATGAAACATGCCGATAAAATCATCGAACGTATCCTGTTTCTTGGCGGGCGGCCCAATCTATCAAGCTATGATCGGATTTCTATCGGCAGCAACGTCCGGGAGCAGTTGGAGAACGACCTCGCATTGGAAAAGGCGGCGCTCCAGATTCTCAATCCCGGCATAACGTTATGTAGCGAGCTTCAAGATACCGGGAGCCGGGAACTGCTGGCGCGTATCACTGTCGATGAAGAACATCATGCCGGTTGGATTGAGACGCAACTCCATAAGATCAGCGAGCTGGGGTATGAGAACTACCTGGCGGAGCAGATCCATTAA
- a CDS encoding protein of unknown function (Evidence 5 : No homology to any previously reported sequences), whose product MASKQPRTIAKSATEAIGMKILAGSNKEKTLVLAQLIEDLIDELGYTDFHPTLSSTRLATALNARHRSTAQRLHCYGCTIAHEIRPRELQGVYRRYVQARRRDKDLAGIFFSVSGFHPTARNWFLRLDAPARGDYHLFGVDKICALLRRAKLIASPDQIAHAIENRIMARHDSGNLVVTSGRFYWIFRIETKRGAAYAILDAYGSPVSPRVALSLKRLDSSLKGKRLLNLQAMEKILLTLAESGQKDIEFLSRETKEPLDELRDVMQELFDEGFLIAEPAGHPRWRRNRYSIKPEFHVFLSLARQFLDGAHRFKFLRSNFAVQALVAGLRPYVEGRFHLKLSEEERSWIPRFLAVSPAALSYALFAPTDEFISASEELEQSPTPGLDKERLRNQHLSKLYSNLLIRYTSDVQDSRFDEMLRHKGIRGHLYRITAKAASADEQFFSMKGESYLTLAVPSATGTAVQRGLGPSHSINSDALLSNAKALMHIQEFDYAIELFERAIKDLKDPSKLLEAWHCKGTCLSSQKRYSAAINCLNEALRYDSNYKEAWLHKAVCLRGLGDSSGAVHCARRALEIDPVYEEARDFLKSI is encoded by the coding sequence GTGGCGTCAAAACAGCCAAGGACCATAGCGAAGTCGGCGACTGAGGCTATCGGCATGAAGATCCTGGCTGGATCGAATAAAGAGAAGACGCTCGTCCTGGCGCAACTCATAGAAGACCTCATCGACGAACTCGGCTACACCGATTTTCACCCTACGCTTTCCTCGACTCGTCTCGCCACTGCCCTGAACGCTCGGCATCGTTCCACGGCTCAACGCCTGCATTGCTATGGGTGCACCATCGCTCATGAGATTCGCCCACGGGAACTACAGGGAGTCTATAGGCGTTACGTGCAGGCGCGTCGTCGCGATAAGGATCTTGCCGGCATCTTCTTCTCTGTAAGCGGTTTCCATCCAACCGCCCGAAACTGGTTTTTGCGCTTAGATGCTCCAGCCAGGGGCGACTATCACCTGTTTGGAGTTGACAAGATATGTGCCCTGCTTCGGCGCGCAAAGCTGATCGCGTCGCCCGATCAAATCGCCCACGCGATCGAGAATCGGATCATGGCGCGGCATGATTCGGGAAACCTGGTCGTAACGTCGGGACGGTTCTACTGGATATTCCGCATCGAGACCAAAAGGGGAGCGGCCTATGCGATTCTCGACGCCTATGGATCGCCGGTCTCGCCTCGTGTTGCCTTGTCCCTTAAGCGGCTGGATAGCTCCTTAAAGGGTAAGCGCCTGTTGAACTTGCAGGCCATGGAAAAGATCCTCCTCACCTTGGCAGAGTCCGGTCAGAAAGATATTGAGTTTCTATCGCGGGAGACGAAGGAGCCCTTGGATGAACTTCGAGATGTCATGCAGGAGCTTTTCGATGAAGGGTTCCTGATCGCAGAGCCGGCGGGTCATCCGCGGTGGCGGCGTAATCGCTACTCCATCAAGCCGGAATTTCATGTCTTCCTCAGCCTTGCTCGCCAGTTTCTCGACGGCGCTCACCGGTTCAAGTTCCTTCGCTCCAACTTTGCAGTCCAAGCGCTGGTTGCCGGTTTACGCCCCTATGTGGAGGGACGCTTTCACCTGAAGCTGTCCGAGGAGGAGCGCTCATGGATTCCACGGTTCCTGGCGGTCTCTCCCGCAGCCCTTTCGTACGCCCTATTTGCACCAACCGATGAGTTTATCTCTGCCTCGGAGGAGCTGGAACAGAGCCCCACGCCCGGTCTCGACAAGGAGCGACTCCGCAATCAACACCTCAGCAAGCTCTACTCCAACCTGCTTATCCGATACACAAGCGACGTACAGGACAGCCGATTCGATGAGATGCTCCGCCATAAAGGGATACGAGGTCACCTGTATCGGATTACGGCCAAGGCTGCAAGCGCTGACGAACAATTTTTCTCTATGAAAGGTGAATCGTATCTGACACTCGCCGTACCGTCTGCCACCGGAACCGCTGTTCAGAGGGGGCTCGGCCCTTCACACTCAATCAACAGCGACGCCCTGTTGAGCAACGCAAAGGCCTTGATGCACATACAGGAGTTCGACTACGCCATCGAGCTGTTCGAGCGCGCCATTAAGGATTTGAAGGATCCGAGCAAACTCCTGGAGGCATGGCACTGTAAGGGTACCTGCCTCTCCAGCCAGAAACGGTACTCCGCTGCCATTAACTGCCTCAATGAGGCGCTCCGCTACGATAGCAATTATAAGGAGGCGTGGCTTCATAAGGCCGTCTGTCTGAGAGGATTGGGCGACAGCAGCGGAGCGGTTCATTGCGCGCGAAGAGCTCTGGAGATCGATCCTGTCTACGAGGAAGCGCGAGACTTCTTGAAGAGTATCTGA
- a CDS encoding Molybdopterin converting factor, subunit 1: MNIRVRCFAAVREIVGVGELVVELPEGSTLDQLIHQLQSQFPKLQALTGSLLFSVNREYASADTRLAAGDEVALIPPVSGGTDV; the protein is encoded by the coding sequence ATGAATATCCGAGTGCGATGTTTTGCGGCGGTTCGTGAGATTGTCGGGGTTGGTGAGCTGGTTGTTGAGTTGCCGGAGGGCAGTACGCTAGATCAGCTCATACACCAGCTTCAGTCTCAGTTCCCCAAGTTGCAGGCGCTGACCGGATCACTCCTGTTTTCGGTGAATCGGGAGTATGCGTCTGCCGATACAAGGTTGGCAGCGGGTGATGAAGTTGCACTCATCCCCCCTGTGAGTGGAGGAACCGATGTTTGA
- the moaE gene encoding Molybdopterin-converting factor subunit 2 (Molybdopterin synthase subunit 2) (MPT synthase subunit 2) (Molybdenum cofactor biosynthesis protein E) (Molybdopterin-converting factor large subunit) codes for MFEITDQPLSLEPLVTTVKRSSSGAIATFLGVVREQTQGRQVRYLEYEAYREMAIPKMREIADEIRRKWEIDEVAMVHRVGRLQIGEASVAIAVSAPHRHAALTACAYAIDRLKEVVPIWKKEVWTDGEEWAGPGICDHH; via the coding sequence ATGTTTGAAATTACTGATCAGCCGCTCTCGCTCGAGCCGCTTGTGACGACTGTAAAACGGTCGAGCTCTGGAGCCATCGCAACCTTCCTGGGTGTGGTGCGTGAGCAGACGCAGGGCCGACAGGTCCGCTACTTAGAGTACGAAGCCTACCGGGAGATGGCGATTCCGAAGATGCGCGAGATTGCCGATGAGATTCGTCGGAAGTGGGAGATAGACGAGGTCGCGATGGTGCATCGAGTCGGCCGTCTGCAGATCGGAGAGGCAAGTGTAGCGATTGCCGTGTCGGCACCTCACCGTCACGCGGCGCTCACCGCCTGCGCCTATGCGATCGACCGTCTCAAAGAGGTTGTGCCGATCTGGAAAAAGGAGGTCTGGACGGATGGTGAGGAATGGGCCGGTCCAGGCATCTGCGACCACCACTGA
- a CDS encoding Acyl-CoA dehydrogenase, with amino-acid sequence MTTAKDEFVAGGSFLIRDTPAHEIFTPEDLSEEQQMMRKLTQEFIEAEITPQAERIEHQDWDVTLTLMRKAGELGLLSVDIPTTYGGLGLDLITSTVIAEQMSEGGSFAISLLDHSGIGSLPIAWFGNAEQKARYLPLLATGAKVGSYALTEPGSGSDALSAKTRAVLSPDGTAYILNGTKQFITNAAFADLYITYAKVNGDKFTAFIIDKDTPGVALGPEEKKMGIKGTSTRSVILENARVPADNLLYEIGRGHKVAFDLLNIGRLKLGAGCLGLCKLALREAVRYAKQRTQFGQPIASFGLIQKKLAEMTIRTYVAESMIYRTAGLIERNLSGIDQESERAGLDTAKGVEEYAVECSINKVYASEALDYVADETVQIFGGYGYIADFPAERIYRDARINRLFEGTNEINRLLIPTTLFRRALQGRLPLFTAAQKLVTDLLSYSSSQEEGYGDPLHEQIRLLESAKKIALMVAGSAVQKFREHLQDEQEILGILSDLTIELFAMESALLRALKSVERDGKGAAESQSDIAKVYINDAFARIELLAKEGLAAMEEGDTLWTQLSALRKLTRYTPVNTTHLRRAIARRIIDAEGYQA; translated from the coding sequence ATGACGACGGCAAAGGATGAATTTGTGGCGGGCGGCAGCTTTCTCATCCGGGACACACCGGCTCATGAGATCTTTACGCCTGAAGATCTGAGCGAGGAACAACAGATGATGCGAAAGCTGACTCAGGAATTCATCGAGGCCGAGATCACACCTCAGGCTGAGCGGATCGAGCACCAGGACTGGGACGTCACGCTGACGCTCATGAGGAAAGCGGGAGAGTTGGGGCTGTTGTCGGTAGACATCCCGACCACGTACGGCGGCCTGGGGCTGGATCTGATTACCTCCACGGTCATCGCCGAGCAAATGAGTGAGGGCGGCTCTTTTGCCATCTCGCTGTTGGATCACTCGGGGATAGGGTCGCTCCCAATCGCGTGGTTCGGCAATGCCGAGCAGAAGGCCCGCTATCTCCCCTTGCTTGCTACCGGGGCAAAGGTCGGTTCCTACGCCCTTACAGAGCCGGGCTCGGGCTCTGATGCCCTCAGCGCCAAAACCAGGGCGGTTCTGTCGCCTGATGGGACCGCATATATCTTAAATGGCACAAAACAGTTCATCACGAACGCCGCCTTTGCCGATCTGTACATTACCTACGCCAAGGTAAACGGCGATAAGTTTACCGCCTTTATCATCGACAAGGATACGCCGGGTGTCGCCTTGGGACCGGAAGAGAAAAAGATGGGCATCAAGGGGACCTCCACCAGGAGCGTCATCCTCGAGAATGCAAGGGTCCCGGCGGATAACCTCCTCTACGAGATCGGCAGAGGCCACAAGGTCGCCTTCGACCTGTTGAACATCGGCCGGCTCAAGCTCGGAGCGGGCTGTCTGGGTCTGTGCAAGCTGGCCCTGCGCGAAGCCGTCCGGTATGCGAAGCAGCGCACACAATTCGGGCAACCGATCGCCTCTTTCGGCCTTATTCAGAAAAAGCTCGCGGAGATGACAATTCGGACCTATGTCGCCGAATCGATGATCTATCGCACTGCCGGCCTGATCGAACGGAACCTATCAGGCATCGACCAGGAGAGCGAACGGGCCGGACTCGATACCGCCAAGGGGGTTGAAGAGTACGCCGTTGAGTGCTCCATCAACAAGGTCTACGCCTCTGAGGCCTTAGACTACGTGGCTGACGAAACCGTCCAGATCTTCGGTGGCTACGGGTACATCGCAGACTTTCCGGCCGAACGGATCTATCGGGACGCGAGAATCAACCGACTCTTCGAGGGGACCAACGAGATCAACCGGTTGTTGATCCCGACGACGCTCTTCCGGAGAGCGTTGCAGGGGCGCCTGCCGCTCTTTACGGCGGCCCAGAAGTTGGTGACCGACCTGCTCAGCTATAGCAGCAGCCAGGAAGAGGGGTATGGCGATCCGCTTCACGAGCAGATTCGGCTACTCGAATCAGCAAAGAAGATCGCGCTGATGGTCGCCGGATCGGCAGTTCAGAAGTTTCGTGAGCATCTTCAGGATGAGCAGGAGATTCTGGGGATACTGAGTGATCTAACGATCGAGTTATTTGCTATGGAGAGCGCGCTGCTCCGGGCTCTGAAGTCGGTCGAGCGGGATGGGAAAGGCGCAGCGGAATCACAATCCGATATAGCCAAGGTTTACATCAATGACGCCTTCGCCAGGATCGAACTGCTGGCCAAGGAGGGCCTGGCCGCGATGGAGGAGGGAGATACCCTCTGGACTCAGCTTAGCGCCCTGAGGAAGTTGACCCGTTACACACCTGTCAACACCACCCACCTTCGGAGGGCCATCGCCAGACGCATCATCGACGCTGAGGGCTATCAGGCCTGA